A single region of the Aquarana catesbeiana isolate 2022-GZ linkage group LG07, ASM4218655v1, whole genome shotgun sequence genome encodes:
- the SNU13 gene encoding NHP2-like protein 1, with protein sequence MTEPEVNPKAYPLADAQLSKTLLDLVQQGSNYKQLRKGANEATKTLNRGIAEFIVMAADAEPLEIILHLPLLCEDKNVPYVFVRSKQALGRACGVSRPVVACAVTIKEGSQLKPQIQSVQQSIERLLV encoded by the exons ATG ACTGAACCAGAAGTGAACCCCAAAGCCTATCCACTGGCCGATGCTCAACTTTCAAAGACTCTTCTCGATCTTGTGCAGCAGGGCTCCAATTACAAGCAGCTTCGCAAAGGAGCCAATGAAG CCACAAAAACATTAAACAGAGGGATTGCAGAGTTCATTGTAATGGCAGCTGATGCAGAACCACTTGAGATCATTCTTCACCTTCCTCTTCTCTGCGAGGATAAGAATGTCCCCTATGTCTTTGTGCGCTCTAAGCAAGCATTGGGAAGAGCTTGTGGTGTCTCAAGACCAGTTGTTGCATGTGCAGTTACGATTAAGGAAGGTTCTCAGCTAAAGCCCCAGATTCAAAGTGTCCAGCAATCTATAGAGAGACTGCTGGTGTAA